The Candidatus Nanosynbacter sp. HMT-352 region GACTAGGGTCAGCCCTCTGAGGAATCTGATTTTTTATAAATAGTTGCTAAGTTTGTATCAAGAGCGCATACTTTACCTGTTCCCATAACTTGAGCGCCAACCAACACTGCTATTTCTGTGTCTGTGTCTGCGAAATATTTTTCTGCTAAATAATCAAGCGCGTTTAGTCCGCTTGGGTAACATAAATCTGGAAAGGCTTGGCGCAGCTCTGCTAGACTTCCTTTAGTGAGCTCGGCCTTCTCTCTAATACGTGTAAGCTTTGCTGATAGATCTAGTAATGTATAGCCATCTTGTCGCAGTGATTCTGCGTCTCTCTCGATCCGCCGAGTAGCCTCTTCCAAGTCATCCCCGAACATTTTCTTATAGGCGGCTTCCAGGGCAGCTTCTTGTTCGCGCTTTTTTCTGTCTGCTCGCCGTTGCTTGATTACACGTTCGGATTGTTTAAGAAGCTTTTCTAATTTCTCTTCACGCTCCTTATCAGTTAAGGCAAAAAACTCTTCACTTTTAGATTTCTTACTCTCGTAATCATCTATGCTCCCGCATGATATAGCTCCTCGGACGCTCGCTTTGCTAAAGCCAAGACACTCCAGTATAGCTAGCCTACCTAAGTTTAAAGCTCCAAGCTGAAGATATTCACAAAGAAGGCTGTCCTCATCTAGTTCGTCGTCGAGCACTTGACGGCGCAGAGTAAGGATCGTCCCTTCAGTTACTTTAGCGTGCCTATCTATCAAGCGATCTCTATTTTCTTTAGCAATCATCCCTGACTTTATACATTTATCTACCACCTGTGTTGTTTTTTGCCTACTGAGGCGTCTTGCCTCTGCCTCTACTAACATACGAGATGTAGTCGTTATGATTTTATAGCCGGGATCTTCCCGTAAATTGTCAGCATTGCCGAAGACAGCCAAGGCTTCTCTCTGTTGAGGATTCAACTCCTCTTCTGGTGGAATTATAGACCAAGTATCTGGACGTAGTTTGTCAAAATACTCTACAACCTCTGGATCTGATGGCAGATCCGGCCCATAATTAACCTTTATATCAGCAGCTTTAATACCGTCTAAAATAGTTGGGATCGACGAAGAGTTAGATCTAGTGTTTTCCATGTTTTTATTATACTAAAAAATAGCTAAAATGTCAATCATAGTATTTACATTAATAGCAGAGATTATTAATATATCCCTTAATATTTCGTAAGCATAAGCTAAATCATCACGCCAACCGGCGTAAACGAGGTCAGAATTGCCATGAAAATTATCGTGACGTACCAAATTTTCCGGTTGAATTGATATTTCTCAATCTTTAATACCAGCAGCAACGCAATAAATAGCCCGACAGGAATAGCCTGGACAACCAAACCGCCAACTTCAACTGGATTTTTTAGACGAAGCCACAGCGCACTTAATATCACAAAAACCACCAATTTCAAGAAAAATGAACCGTCATTGTCATAAATGCGTTCGCGCCCTTTGCGACTAAATAGCTCGCTAGACTTCGAGCGGTTGCGAGCATAAGTACGAGTTTTTTGTTTTGTCATAAGCTAAATGAAATTATAGCATAAAAAATCCGCCCCATTCAAGAGGCGGAAATTTTATATATCGTTAAATTACATACGAATTTCAGCATCAACGCCAGCTGGCAAATTCAAGTTCTGCAAGCTGTCAATCGTCTTTGGTGTAGCGTTTGTAATGTCAATTAGACGCTTATGAACGCGGCGCTCGTAAGATTCACCACCAGTTTTGTAAACGTGCGGACTCTTTACGACAGTGTAAGTGCTGCGTCGAGTTGGCAAAGGCACTGGACCAGCCACGTTAGCACCTGTGCGAATTGCGGTGTCGATAATTTGTTTTGCTGATTGGTCAATGACTTTGTGGTCATAAGCCTTCAGACGAATACGGATTTTAATTCCTGTATCTTGAGCCATAGCTCCTCCTCTTATGTGCAATCTCGTAACCTCTAATTGCCCTATTTACAGTCAATCGAGTTCTCGAGATAAATTATTATTAACTATGCGATTATATCAGCAATTTTTGGCTTTATCAAGATGAGAAATCATTTCCGCAATAATTCCAGCGGATTTATTCAGCGATTCTTTTTCTCGCTTAGTAAGCGGATAGCCCGCCAAAATCTTCACGCCGTCGCTGCTGATTGTTGATGGCAATCCAAGCACAACATTATTCAATCCATATTCACCTTCAGCCAAAGAGCAAACAGGATAAACCGTGTGTGTCGATTTTCGGAGCGCCGAAACAATCTTAGATACAACAAACCCAATCGCAAAATATGTCGATTTCTTTGTTTCAATCACCCGATAAGCTCGGTCGCGAACCTTCTGCTCAATTCCGTCAATCATTTCCTCTGTAAATCCGGGATATTCCTTAATTGGCACTTCACCAATTTGCGCCGTCTCAATTGTCGAAAACGATGAATCGCCATGCTCGCCCAAAATATAAGCATCAACCGCTTTGCTATCAACATTGAACGCGTCCGCCAAATACGACTTCATTCGCGAAGTATCAAGCGTCGTGCCCGTCCCGAACACACGATTTTTCGGCAAACCAGATTCCTTAAGCGCCACGTAAGTCAAAACATCAACGGGATTACTGACAATTACCAAATACGGCTTCGCGCCATTCGCTATAATATTCTTCACGATATCACGCATAATTTTTGCATTAACGTCAATCAGCTCCAACCGAGTCTGACCAGGAAGCTGCGGCGCACCCGCGGTAATCACAACGATGTCATCGTCATTGATGTCAGAATAATTTCCCGTATGAACCACGACATTTCTGTCAATTCCCATCGCGTCATTAATGTCGGCCGCTTGACCCCAAGCCAAATCCTCATTACGGTCAATCAACACAATCTCTTCGATAACACTACGCAACGCGCACGCATAAGCCGCCGTCGCACCGACCATTCCGCCTGCGCCAACAATTAGCAATTTCTGTTTATTCACCAAAATCTCCTTTTTCTGTTTTATATTAGATGTCTTTATTCTGCCATAAACATTACCGCTTTGTCAATTAACTCCTTCTTGCGGCAATCAAAAAATCCCCCGAATTTTCGGGGGATTTAATTAGGCTTGTGTTATCAAGATTATTTGTTAATCTTTGTAACAACACCAGCACCAACTGTACGGCCACCTTCGCGGATAGCAAAGTTCAAACCTTGCTCCATAGCGATTGGTGCAAGCAACTTAACCTTGAAGGTTACAGTGTCGCCTGGCATAACCATTTCTTTGTCAGCTGGCAATTCAACTTCACCAGTAACGTCAGTTGTGCGGAAGTAGAACTGTGGCTTGTAGCCCTTTGAGAATGGAGTGTGGCGACCGCCTTCTTCCTTCTTCAAGATGTAAACTTCAGCTTCAAACTCAGTATGTGGAGTAATTGTGCCTGGCTTTGCCAAAACTTGACCGCGCTCAATGTCACTGCGCTCAATACCACGTAGCAAGACACCTGCGTTGTCACCTGCTTGACCTTGGTCAAGAGATTTCTTGAAGGCCTCAATACCAGTTACAACTGACTTCTGAGTTGGCTTCAAACCAACGATTTCAACTTCGTCGTTCAATTTAACAACACCTTGCTCGATACGACCAGTTGCTACTGTACCACGACCCTTAATTGAGAAGACGTCCTCAATTGGCATAATGAATGGCTTGTCCATGTCACGTGCTGGCTCTGGAATGTAGCTGTCCATTGCGTCAACCAATTCCATAATAGCGTCTTCGTATTTCTCGTCACCTTCAAGAGCCTTAAGTGCAGAACCCTTGATAATTGGAGCGTCTTTGTCGAAGCCGTTCTTTTCAAGAAGTTCGCGAACTTCTTCTTCGATCAGCTCAACCATTTCTTCATCAGCCATGTCCATCTTGTTCAAGAAGACAACGATCTTTGGCACACCAACCTGCTTTGCAAGCAAAACGTGCTCACGAGTCTGAGGCATTGGGCCGTCAGTTGCAGCGATAACCAATACCGCACCGTCAACCTGAGCAGCACCGGTGATCATGTTCTTGACGTAGTCAGCGTGTCCCGGCATGTCAACGTGTGCATAGTGACGATTCTTTGATTCATACTCTTGGTGTGAAGACGCGATAGTAATACCACGTTGCTTCTCTTCTGGTGCGTTGTCGATCTGGTCGTACGCAACAGGTTTGTTAACTGCGCTTGGTAGGCGCTTTGC contains the following coding sequences:
- a CDS encoding L-lactate dehydrogenase; this translates as MNKQKLLIVGAGGMVGATAAYACALRSVIEEIVLIDRNEDLAWGQAADINDAMGIDRNVVVHTGNYSDINDDDIVVITAGAPQLPGQTRLELIDVNAKIMRDIVKNIIANGAKPYLVIVSNPVDVLTYVALKESGLPKNRVFGTGTTLDTSRMKSYLADAFNVDSKAVDAYILGEHGDSSFSTIETAQIGEVPIKEYPGFTEEMIDGIEQKVRDRAYRVIETKKSTYFAIGFVVSKIVSALRKSTHTVYPVCSLAEGEYGLNNVVLGLPSTISSDGVKILAGYPLTKREKESLNKSAGIIAEMISHLDKAKNC
- the rpsJ gene encoding 30S ribosomal protein S10; translated protein: MAQDTGIKIRIRLKAYDHKVIDQSAKQIIDTAIRTGANVAGPVPLPTRRSTYTVVKSPHVYKTGGESYERRVHKRLIDITNATPKTIDSLQNLNLPAGVDAEIRM
- the tuf gene encoding elongation factor Tu, with translation MADAFDRSKPHVNVGTMGHVDHGKTTLTAAITAVLAKRLPSAVNKPVAYDQIDNAPEEKQRGITIASSHQEYESKNRHYAHVDMPGHADYVKNMITGAAQVDGAVLVIAATDGPMPQTREHVLLAKQVGVPKIVVFLNKMDMADEEMVELIEEEVRELLEKNGFDKDAPIIKGSALKALEGDEKYEDAIMELVDAMDSYIPEPARDMDKPFIMPIEDVFSIKGRGTVATGRIEQGVVKLNDEVEIVGLKPTQKSVVTGIEAFKKSLDQGQAGDNAGVLLRGIERSDIERGQVLAKPGTITPHTEFEAEVYILKKEEGGRHTPFSKGYKPQFYFRTTDVTGEVELPADKEMVMPGDTVTFKVKLLAPIAMEQGLNFAIREGGRTVGAGVVTKINK